The genomic interval caaaaataaataaattactaaaaataggAAAGTCTTTCAGCAAGTCATTTGCTAAAAgagaatatgtaaaaataaacataaaaaatgtcTTATTCTGTTGACTAGAAGTTTCATTTTAATACTACATTAAAGAAATGTGTTTAGAGCAGAAAATCTGGAAATATTTAAATTCAGATTTCTAATGGGATGATGCAGGATATATAGAATTTTAAGGATTGTTCTTGTGGTTCTAACTGGCTTAGAACAGAGTCAAGAGCATGCTACTGTATAAAAACCCACCTGTAGGTGTCTGCTGGGCATTTCTCAACTGTTTTAATCTACTAGGAATGGTAATTTCAGTAATTTCTACCACAAATAATTATGTTGGTCTGAGAAGAGTCTTGGGAGAAGAGCAGGGACACTAGGTGATATGGTCTCTCAACACCTCCTAGAGTCCAACACATTAAGTAATTAtctgagtgtgtgcatgtgtgtgtgtgtgtgtgtgtgtgtgtgtgtgtgtgtgtgtgtagcattaCATGGTCACCAAGTGGATGAGTCTGTGCCCATCTTCTGTCTTGCCTGTTGACAATGGCAAGTCTATTTTCTCAAATCATGATCGGGACACATAGCCCAGGACAAAAGTACCCATGGGGACAGTGggataaaatatgtgaaattattTCTGTCCTAGAAAATCCAGAAAGTATAATTGGAattcaaaactaaaacaaaacaaaaaccaaaaaccagaataaatatggaaaataagaaaaaaaatttgttgtttgGAAACAAATTTTGCATCAGACATGTGACAGTTAATCGTATTACAGAAGTTTTCCCCATTGTTCTAGGCCAACTCTTATGGAAACCAAAGTCCCTAGCAGCACAGGTGATATTTTCACCACTATTTTTAATTGTTCTGGATTTTAGAGGGGAAGGGACAATTAGGTGTCTACAGGTGGGGGCTACTGAAGCAAAgacaatgaatatataaatagaacTAAAAAATGGGTTTTGGTTTTCTGAGGCACGGTTTAAGAAAATAGgccaggaacaagataaatcccacGAAGGATGGGAAGTACATGTTTGCTGGACAACTTGCtaattggatttttgttttaacattttgaattaaaaatgggGAGAGAAAATGCCCaggtgaaactataaaacttattaTTTCGATatgacataaagaagaaaataatagtggCAAAAGCATTCAGTGTTCACAGAGGTTGACAGTTTAAAGACAACACTTACATCCTCAGCTGTTTGTCTACCAAAGTACGAGAGTTAAAAGAGATGGAaaggtgtatttttttaaaaaagaaacaacctgcTATAATGCTAATCTACTTCCTCTTTTAAgtcaaaaagaaatatatctgCATGGAAATGTGTAAACTACAGAGTAGAGGCACGCTGAAGAGCATCTTGGCAAAGGTAATTGGGGTAAGGAGCAGAGATGATGTGGCAGGAGTGGACCAAAGACAGTGACCTCGGGTGGTACTGTCAGACCTTAACTATGCAGACAGCACTGGGAGTCTCATGTAAGCCTCAAGCAGTGCTTCTGATAATCTCTTTATTGGCCTTGCTGACAGTTTCACTATTGCGAGAAGTGAGGAGGGCAACTGATAGTTTTACCCTAATTCTGACCAACGTGGAAGAGCTGTTGGTGATGGGAACCGGCGTGAGTTCAAGACAGGAAAGAAGGGAAACGCGGGGTGTGTAGTTAGACACACGCATAAAAAGGGAAGCAGGCATTCAAAAACAGTTAAGAGGAAAGACTTTCAAGGATGAAAACACACTTTTTGAGAGGGTTGGACGTTTGTTAACAATTAACTCTGATGGCAGAATTGTGGactatccttattttattttttaaattttattaattttatttttggctgcattgggtcttcgttgctgcacacgggctttctctagttgcgtcaagcgggggctactcttcatggcagtgcgtgggcttctcattgcggcggcttctcttgctgcggagcacgaactctaggcgtgcgggcttcagtagttgtggcttgcgggctctagagctcaggctcagtagttgtggtgcacaggcttagttgctccgtggcatgtgggatcttcccggaccagggctcaaacgcatgtgccctgcattggcaggtgtattcttaaccactgcgccaccagggaagccctgcactacctttaagaggaagaaaatagGTATCTAAAGAACCTGAGGTTCTGGTACAGGAGGCTCTAAGGTGAAAAGAAGGGCACCCAGCCAAGAGCAAGTAGGAAACAAAGGTCAGGGACCCAGAGGATCCGTCCCAGGAGAAACATGCCCCCTTTCCCACAAGCACCTGAGGGCCTGTACCTGTTGCTGCTCAGTGACAGCCTGTCACCGCAGGCAGAGGGCCAGTCACTATCCAGGGCTTGTGCTCCCGCCCCCACTTCTGGGAAGAAGGGACACTTGCTCAACGTGTGAAGGTGACAGCAGGACGGGCCGAGAGCCTGAAGCACATACTGCAATGAGGAGAGATGACAGGAAAATAGCAGACCTCTCATTCCTTCTCTGTCCCCACTTTGCTGTCGAGAATCACTTACCGACTGACTGAAAAGTCTGAGAAACCGTGCTACgagggcccagagaggggagggagtgCAAGGAGAGTTCAAGGACCTACACGTACAACTCTTATTCACCCAGGTAGATTTAAGGGTTGAATTCTTGCTGAGTAACAGGAAACAAATCTTTCTGTCCTCACACACAACACCTAGACATACACTACTTCTTAGCAGATACTCCTGTTCCTAGACATACACTACTTCTTAGCAGATACTCCTGTTCCTCTTACAGTTCTAGGGTTGAAGAATTCTTAGGCTACAAACATTTTACACTATTAGAGGTTTAGCAAAGACCCACTCGTTAAGGGTACAgaatgaaggacttccctggtggcgcggtggttaagaacccgcctgccaatgcaggggacacgggttcaagccttggtccgggaagatctcacatgctgtggagcaactaagcccgtgcgccacaactactgagcctgtgctctagggcctgcgagccacagctactgagcccacgtgccacgactactgaagcctgcatgcctagagcccatgctctgcaacaaagagaagccaccgcaatgagaagcccacacaccacaatgaagagtagccccccactcgccacgagtagagaaagcccgcgtgcagcaatgaagacccaacacagccaaaaaaaaaagtacagaatgaAAACTGACAGATAAATAATACTTTTTGGtcaagaagaaaaattacttaCTACTCTGAATTGTGAACTAATAAAAGTCAGTTCAAGGCATCAGCGTTAATAAACTTTTCTTCTTGTTAAAAGTTATATTCAGCTCTTCAAAAACAAAGCAATTATAGCATATGAATAGTGAAAGCTAAGAGtgaaaatatacaaaggaatcaTAAAGTATATACATTTAACTTATGCAAATTCAACTATATGTTCTTAATaatgaaagggagagaaaaataattttaaaatgtggatgatTTCATTATGAATTTTACATCTATGTAAAATACATGATTACAGGGTAATTCTGACCACACATAATTTAAGATGTGATCACTCAGAAGTACTTCGGCTGCTAATGTCAAAGCAAGATAATTGAAACAAAGTTACAAGTATATGGCTAGATACGAACCTGTAGATTTCAACATTCTTGCTCTTTTGTCTGGAGAGTTTAGAGGCACTTGCTTCTCCAGCCACAACCATAGTGTTGTTTTCCATGACAACACCAGTACACACAGTGCCTAAACCCTCCCCATACTTGGGAGAGGAGATGAAATAGGTCTTGCGCAATGCAGGATCATAGCAAAAACTGGCATCTCCGTAGTTCCTGTGTCTCGACCTGATTCCTGAAGAATTGGTGCCAATGCACAGCAAAAGACTGGTAGTCTCCATGCCATAACGAAGATTGAGAGAGTGCTGTTGAGGGGTCTTGATGGCTTTGAATGCGTTTTGAATGATGTCAATGCAATTTGCATCACACAGAAGCATTGTGTTCCTTTTCAGGGCttgtcttaaaaaagaaggattTACCAGTTGCAGCCTAACTTGCTTCAGAAGTTCCACAAGATGCTCTGCGCGCAGTTCTCGGTTGTGATTTACCCATCTCAGAACTAGGTCCAGAATGCTCTCCTCTCTGGATATGTTCAGGTCATCTGATTTAATAAGCGTCAGAAGTTGGTGCACTTCAATTTCTAGTATCTCTTCATGTAAGCTCACCTCAGCAAAGTGCTGATATAAATACTTCTTCGATTGATCAGCTAAATCCTCAGCTCCAATCTGCTTTGCAAAATGATAGATACCCAAACAGTTCGAGGCATCCATATGGCCCATCATATACTTCTGACACACACTGAAGACTTCCTCCATCTGCATAAAATAGGCGGCCATAGCCACAGTCTGTACATTGGCATTACTGATCTCCAAAGCCGCATGGTACATATAATTTAATATCACCGACACGCTTTCTGCTGTGATGTCATAAAGTACGACTTCCCTCTGAGTACACTCAAGTAGTCCACAGGTAAACATCGCTTTGAAATAAGGACTAAATGCAGCCAGGACCAGCCTGTGGCAAGGGAATTTCTCCCCTTCTGCGATGAGTACAACATCAATCATCTCTGCTAGTTCTTTCATGTTCTTAATTTTATTCAGTAAATTCAAGCTGtgttggtatttttcttttccctcagtcTTGCACTCCATGGTGTCCTCTCCAGTGTTTCTAAGTAAGTCTTCTTTAAATGTAGCTTGATTCTTGAGGTCCTGTTTACATGTCTTATTACTCACCAAGCAACAGAGATGTCATGTAACATtcctgaaggaaagaaaagagggagttttcttctaagaaaaaaattctctgtaaTTTAAATATGCAGCCTTAGTTCTAAGAAgtatttataagtaaatattattCATTCCAAGCAGAGTAGTTTAACATTAAGATAGCTACTTTGGTATCTAAAAATAACGTCGTTGattgtaaaattaaaaacaggaaattatTAAGCACTAACAATATTTTCCTAATTGGCGGCAGAGATTTTTCTAGCGGAGGCTGGAAAGTCCTCCCTCCCAAGGTGAACGAAGAGAAAAGGGATAAGATGAGCACCTTTCGCATTTACACTTCCAGTTACCAAATTCAGCTGACCCACAGATGGAGGATACAGAGGCATTAGGAAGcatcctctctgaggaggtgcaACATCACTGAAAAGGTTATGTGCACCGTCCCCCAAAATGCACCCAAGTGCTATCAGCACCAGTCTGAAAAATCACAAGGGAGGGGGTCTTGTAGGCTGGCTGAAAAAAAAGTCCACTAAAATTCTGCTCAAACTTTGCTATGTGGCAAATAATTCAAAACAGTGCTTTGGAAAGCCCAACCAAATACGTGCTGATGTGAGAATTCACAATACTTGAAACTTACAAGTAAATCATCCTAATCTTAGAAAACACACAAAAGTCCTCCCATTTCTCTGCCCCTCCTGCGtggcttctctctcttccctgtctCACAGAGGCAGAGGTGGAATCACTTCTTGCCTGAAAAAGCACTAGTCtaattaaaaatctctttaagCTGGttgtctcagcttccccttccccgggGAACTGCAAACAGGATGTTTCAAGGAAGCTAATTAGCTCTTTGGATTTAAAGAACACTCCTAGAGCCAGAAGCCTTAACGGGAGGAGCAGAGCTCAATCTCTGTCACCCTGTCCAGGTCTAATGCAGCTGTAAGTCCCAGCAGCGAGAATAAACCTCGATGGTAGAAAAGTCAGCACGAGGAGCTCAGAAAGGCAGGGAGGTGATAATTTCAACACTGTGAAAGCAAAATCTGTCAGCCGTGAAGCTTATAAATCTTCTAAACTTCTGTGATCCTGTAAAGGATTAGAAATCTCATATGTCTCAATGAGACTTGGCACTTTTTCAGTGTTGAATTAAAGTTCATTTCAGGAAAGAAATGTTAAGCATGATAGGAATGTTTAATTATATAATGGCAACTGTAAGACCTAAAAATCGCTGTGCTGAAGGGTGTGGAATCATAACAAGTAGCCAGTCTTGGAACCCGTATacttgaaatagaaataaaagcctCCTCGCTGGATTTTCTGGCGTTAATGG from Delphinus delphis chromosome 10, mDelDel1.2, whole genome shotgun sequence carries:
- the KBTBD12 gene encoding kelch repeat and BTB domain-containing protein 12; the protein is MECKTEGKEKYQHSLNLLNKIKNMKELAEMIDVVLIAEGEKFPCHRLVLAAFSPYFKAMFTCGLLECTQREVVLYDITAESVSVILNYMYHAALEISNANVQTVAMAAYFMQMEEVFSVCQKYMMGHMDASNCLGIYHFAKQIGAEDLADQSKKYLYQHFAEVSLHEEILEIEVHQLLTLIKSDDLNISREESILDLVLRWVNHNRELRAEHLVELLKQVRLQLVNPSFLRQALKRNTMLLCDANCIDIIQNAFKAIKTPQQHSLNLRYGMETTSLLLCIGTNSSGIRSRHRNYGDASFCYDPALRKTYFISSPKYGEGLGTVCTGVVMENNTMVVAGEASASKLSRQKSKNVEIYRYHDRGNQFWEKLCTTEFRELYALGTIHNDLYVIGGQMKIKNQYLITNCVDKYSVERDTWKRVSPLPLQLACHAVVTVNNKLYVIGGWTPQMDLPDEEPDRLSNKLLKYDPSQDLWTEQAPMKYSKYRFSTAVVNSEIYVLGGIGCIGRDKGQVRKCLDTVEIYNPDGDFWREGPPMPSPLLSLRTNSTNAGAVDGKLYVCGGFHGADRHEIISKEILELDPWENQWNVVAVNALMHDSYDVCLVARKNPRDLIPPPSESVEEGGGH